A stretch of Anoplopoma fimbria isolate UVic2021 breed Golden Eagle Sablefish chromosome 4, Afim_UVic_2022, whole genome shotgun sequence DNA encodes these proteins:
- the zgc:153018 gene encoding transmembrane protein 179-like encodes MELDRRLLLAHCTAHALSIAAGLLVVVPMALNGSAFKGRCALFSSGYWRTEDRGELTGQPGDASHLVVQQWGPPAACQFATFVGIFTVLYGAAQGWRSLFYLHGRHDDTLFSSFLTVLLSVCVLFLSGGASVILSLGLVSWCDTVTDHNTRPYSCAESQSVPLYLDVNTSSFYTELNLAQASLWLVSALWLAQSILAFLRLYHSHSQHISGPCRPREKELLLGHSLSDSGSPTPPHPPATPTIFV; translated from the exons ATGGAGCTGGACCGGCGGCTGCTGCTGGCTCACTGCACCGCTCACGCCCTCTCGATCGCGGCGGGCTTGCTGGTGGTCGTCCCCATGGCTCTGAACGGCTCCGCGTTCAAAGGCCGCTGCGCACTCTTCTCCAGCGGCtactggaggacagaggaccgGGGAGAGCTGACGGGACAGCCGGGAGACGCCTCTCACCTGGTGGTGCAGCAGTGGGGCCCGCCGGCTGCCTGCCAGTTCGCCACCTTTGTCGGTATTTTCACGGTGCTGTACGGAGCAGCGCAGGGCTGGAGGAGCCTCTTCTATCTGCACGGACGACATGATGA CACCCTGTTTTCGTCCTTCCTGACCGTGCTGctgagtgtgtgcgtgctcTTCCTGTCTGGAGGGGCCAGTGTTATCTTGTCTCTGGGACTTGTCTCCTGGTGTGACACCGTGACTGATCACAACACACGACCATACAG ctgTGCAGAGTCCCAGTCGGTCCCACTTTACCTGGATGTGAACACCTCCTCTTTCTACACAGAGCTCAATCTTGCACAG GCCTCTCTGTGGTTAGTGTCGGCTCTCTGGCTGGCTCAGTCCATCCTGGCGTTCCTGCGGCTCTACCACTCCCACAGCCAGCACATCAGCGGGCCGTGTCGTCCCCGAGAGAaggagctgctgctgggacACAGTCTGTCCGACAGCGGCTCCCCGACACCTCCACATCCTCCAGCAACACCCACCATCTTTGTCTAA